One Aegilops tauschii subsp. strangulata cultivar AL8/78 chromosome 7, Aet v6.0, whole genome shotgun sequence genomic window carries:
- the LOC109736507 gene encoding ABC transporter C family member 13 isoform X1, with amino-acid sequence MDFLCPGDPTVWDGRRFAPCFADLVLGLGGNVVAAVAVLALFIAKRSASRTENARRRLPEKLFVFAIPSFAACLSLLGIIVLVKKKIEGIDVPNHESFFRCSQFLAWVAVLISANGPWSEILCNPIICICWMLKILLEIPHLQYTLTEMKAMAYVTEIVSFSASITFGLFLIVITAIQKLCNKREVNSIEAPLIPNNENSEAENANLVNKQHNAWELLTFKSVNPMMDIGIRRQLDFTDLLDLPAELRTTSCYDKLLSSWTAEHQKYRADSSLLRAMFYAYGWSYLRLGILKVINDSISFVSPLLLNKFIKLIQEGSVGMDGYIIAISLGLTSIIKSFLDTQYSFRLAKLKLMLRSSMMGIVYRKCLCLSLSERSRFSEGEIQTFMSVDVDRTVNICNNLHDAWSFPLQIGLALYLLYTQVNYAFLSGLAITIILIPVNKWISTRIATATQKMMKQKDERISCAGELLAHIRTVKMYSWDKLFTQRLNKRRELEVKHLATRKYLDAWCVYFWATTPTLFSLFTFSIFAIMGHSLDAATVFTCVALFNTLISPLNSLPWVINGMIDSVISSRRLHNYLSTPEHCSSELTISSDIVKDDFNRNTETIYDPTTVIIRNLCCSWSSTSTVEPQIILRDISLQLQKGLFIAIVGEVGSGKSSLLNSIIGEMSVISGSINSCGSIAYVPQVPWILSGSLRDNILLGKGFDTRRYEEVIQACTLDVDISTMIGGDMSHIGEKGLNLSGGQRARLALARALYHDSDVYLFDDILSAVDSEVASWILEKAIMGPQMKRKTQLLSTHNLQAIYAADMIVVMANGFVKWFGTLDSFLATPYSKISNPDSSSAVSATSSQKNKGPSTSEFNTKDVLDNGSVVDQEEQRDQTEAEGRKEGKVEIIVYKKYATLAGWSMVFLIFVSAFLMQASRNGNDLWLTYWVDSSSGTNNTRFYLTILAGFGIINSFFTLGRAFSFAYGGLCAAIQIHADLLGSLIGAPVSFFDQNPSGRILNRLSSDLYTVDDSLPFILNIFVANFFGLLGTLVVLCYSQVTFLLILVPLWLIYSKVQFYYRSTSREVRRLDSVARSPIYSSFTETLDGSSTIRAFQKEGFFLERFIQQLTLYQNTSYSELTASLWLSLRLQLLAGLIILFIAVISVVGFHSNSPVKFGTPGLVGLALSYAAPVVSLLNSFLTTFTETEKEMISVERVVEYVGIPQEELQGSESPDRSWPTEGKIEFEHVTLRYKADLPPALNEISFHIESGMQVGIIGRTGAGKSSILNALFRLTPICNGRILVDGFDVAKVAVRDLRGHFAVVPQSPFLFDGSLRENLDPFGITTDIRIWEALEKCHMKAEIESIGGLDIHVKESGGSFSVGQRQLLCLARAILKSSKVLCLDECTANVDNQTAFLLQNTISAECKGMTVLTIAHRISTVMKMDNILVLDQGKLVEEGNPEVLMNDNRSRFSRFAKASV; translated from the exons atggaTTTCCTCTGCCCCGGCGATCCCACG GTCTGGGACGGGAGGCGTTTCGCTCCGTGCTTCGCGGATTT GGTGCTGGGGCTCGGGGGGAATGTGGTCGCCGCGGTCGCCGTCCTGGCGCTCTTCATCGCCAAGAGGAGCGCGTCCAGAACCGAG AACGCCAGGAGACGTTTACCAGAGAAGTTGTTTGTGTTCGCCATACCTAGCTTTGCAGCCTGCCTTTCTCTGCTTGGAATAATTGTGCTTGTAAAGAAGAAAATTGAAGGGATAGATGTCCCAAACCACGAATCATTCTTCAGGTGCTCGCAGTTTCTTGCATGG GTAGCTGTTCTTATCTCTGCCAATGGCCCTTGGTCCGAAATACTATGCAACCCAATCATATGCATCTGCTGGATGTTGAAGATTCTTCTAGAGATACCTCATTTGCAATACACGCTTACAGAAATGAAG GCAATGGCATATGTTACAGAGATCGTCTCATTCTCTGCATCAATTACATTTGGACTTTTTCTTATTGTGATAACTGCAATACAAAAATTATGCAACAAAAG AGAAGTTAACTCTATCGAAGCTCCCCTCATTCCGAACAATGAAAATTCTGAGGCTGAAAATGCAAACTTG GTAAATAAGCAGCACAATGCCTGGGAACTGTTGACTTTTAAGTCTGTTAATCCAATGATGGACATTGGTATCAGAAGACAACTTGACTTCACAGATCTACTTGATTTACCCGCTGAGCTCAGAACTACTTCCTGTTATGACAAACTTCTGTCTTCCTGGACTGCTGAACATCAAAAATACCGTGCTGATTCTTCTCTACTTAGAGCTATGTTTTACGCTTATGGATGGTCCTACTTACGTTTGGGCATACTAAAG GTGATAAATGACAGTATCAGTTTTGTAAGCCCACTGCTACTCAACAAGTTCATAAAGCTTATTCAAGAAG GTTCCGTTGGCATGGATGGATATATTATTGCCATTTCCCTAGGATTGACTTCGATTATCAA GTCATTTTTAGATACCCAGTACTCCTTTCGTCTTGCAAAGCTCAAGTTGATGTTGCGATCAAGCATGATGGGAATAGTTTACCGGAAG TGTCTATGCCTCAGTCTATCTGAGCGTTCTAGGTTTTCTGAAGGAGAGATTCAGACCTTCATGTCTGTTGATGTTGACCGCACAGTAAACATATGTAACAATCTTCACGATGCTTGGAG CTTCCCATTGCAGATTGGACTTGCTCTTTACCTACTATATACACAAGTCAATTATGCATTTCTATCTGGACTTGCAATAACAATCATACTGATACCAG TGAACAAATGGATTTCTACAAGGATTGCTACTGCCACACAAAAAATGATGAAGCAAAAAGATGAGAG GATAAGTTGTGCAGGAGAACTCTTAGCACACATTAGAACAGTGAAGATGTACAGCTGGGACAAACTATTCACTCAACGCTTGAATAAAAGAAGAGAACTAGAAGTGAAGCATCTTGCG ACTCGAAAATATCTGGATGCATGGTGTGTCTATTTCTGGGCAACCACGCCAACATTGTTCTCCCTTTTCACCTTTTCCATATTTGCAATAATGGGCCACTCACTGGATGCCGCCACG GTCTTCACTTGTGTCGCACTCTTCAACACATTAATATCTCCCTTAAACTCATTGCCATGGGTTATTAATGGGATGATTGAT TCTGTTATCTCTAGCAGAAGATTGCACAACTATTTGTCTACTCCAGAGCATTGCTCTTCCGAGTTGACTATCTCAAGTGACATTGTAAAGGATGACTTCAACAGAAATACTGAAACAATCTATGATCCCACAACTGTTATAATCAGGAACCTATGTTGTTCTTGGTCTAGTACCTCCACTGTTGAGCCCCAAATAATTCTCAGAGACATATCTCTGCAGCTACAGAAAGGCCTCTTCATTGCAATCGTAGGCGAG GTTGGTTCAGGCAAGTCATCTTTGCTGAACTCTATTATTGGAGAGATGTCTGTCATCAGTGGTTCTATTAACTCATGTGGTTCAATTGCATATGTACCACAG GTACCTTGGATATTATCTGGGTCTTTACGGGATAACATTTTGCTTGGAAAAGGATTTGACACAAGGAG ATATGAAGAAGTAATACAAGCATGTACCCTTGATGTTGACATCTCAACAATGATTGGGGGAGATATGTCACATATTGGAGAGAAAGGTCTCAACTTATCGGGTGGACAGAGAGCACGTCTAGCATTGGCAAG GGCTTTGTATCATGACTCTGATGTATACTTGTTTGATGATATACTTAGTGCAGTTGACTCAGAGGTTGCTTCATGGATCCTCGAAAAAGCCATTATGGGACCGCAAATGAAGCGAAAAACACAATTATTAAGCACCCACAATCTCCAG GCCATTTATGCTGCAGATATGATCGTGGTCATGGCTAATGGATTTGTCAAATGGTTCGGGACATTGGACAGTTTCTTGGCAACTCCATATTCAAAAATATCTAATCCAGATAGTTCATCTGCTGTCTCAGCAACAAGTTCACAAAAAAATAAAGGACCAAGCACCTCTGAATTCAACACTAAAGATGTGCTTGACAATGGTTCAGTGGTTGATCAGGAGGAACAAAGAGATCAGACTGAAGCAGAGGGCAGGAAAGAAGGCAAGGTTGAGATAATTGTGTACAA AAAATACGCAACACTTGCAGGGTGGTCAATGGTATTTCTGATATTTGTGAGTGCATTCTTAATGCAAGCATCTCGTAATGGCAATGATCTTTGGTTGACTTACTGGGTGGATAGCAGCTCAGGCACCAATAACACAAGATTTTATCTG ACTATCCTTGCTGGGTTTGGCATAATCAACTCCTTTTTCACATTGGGAAGGGCATTTTCTTTTGCATATGGCGGTCTGTGTGCAgcaattcagatacatgctgatCTTCTTGGCAGTCTAATCGGTGCCCCGGTTTCTTTTTTCGACCAAAATCCCAGTGGCCGAATACTGAATAG ATTATCGTCAGACCTCTACACTGTTGATGATTCTCTTCCATTTATTCTCAATATATTTGTGGCCAACTTCTTCGGCTTACTTGGCACCCTTGTTGTTTTGTGTTATTCACAG GTTACATTTCTACTCATCTTAGTCCCTCTCTGGCTTATCTACAGCAAAGTGCAG TTCTATTACAGGTCGACATCACGTGAAGTAAGACGGCTTGACAGTGTTGCTCGTTCACCTATCTATTCATCTTTTACAGAGACACTTGATGGTTCATCAACGATAAGAGCATTCCAAAAGGAG GGTTTTTTCTTAGAGAGGTTCATCCAACAACTGACACTATATCAGAACACATCCTACTCTGAGCTTACTGCTAGTCTGTGGCTCTCATTAAGACTCCAG TTGTTGGCAGGGTTGATCATTTTGTTCATCGCCGTGATTTCCGTTGTTGGCTTCCATAGCAACTCTCCTGTTAAGTTTGGTACACCTGGACTG GTTGGCCTGGCGTTATCATATGCAGCACCTGTTGTATCACTGTTGAATAGCTTCTTAACCACTTTTACAGAGACAGAAAAGGAAATGATCTCTGTTGAGAGGGTTGTTGAG TATGTCGGTATACCTCAAGAAGAACTCCAGGGATCAGAATCTCCTGATAGAAGTTGGCCAACAGAAGGGAAGATTGAGTTTGAGCATGTAACTCTAAGGTACAAAGCGGATCTACCACCGGCTTTGAATGAAATATCATTCCATATTGAATCTGGCATGCAG GTTGGAATAATAGGAAGGACCGGAGCAGGAAAATCCAGTATACTGAATGCACTTTTCCGTTTAACTCCAATCTGCAATGGTCGCATCTTAGTAGACGGTTTTGATGTGGCCAAAGTTGCTGTCCGAGATCTTCGTGGACATTTTGCAGTAGTACCCCAGAGTCCGTTTTTGTTTGATGGTTCTTTGAG GGAAAACCTAGACCCTTTCGGTATAACAACAGATATCAGGATATGGGAAGCTCTTGAAAAATGCCATATGAAGGCAGAGATAGAATCGATAGGAGGACTTGATATCCATGTTAAAGAAAGTGGTGGATCCTTTTCAGTAGGCCAGCGACAACTCCTATGTCTTGCCCGTGCTATCCTAAAATCATCAAAG GTACTTTGCCTTGATGAGTGCACAGCCAATGTTGACAATCAGACAGCATTCCTGTTACAGAATACTATTTCTGCTGAATGCAAGGGCATGACGGTCCTCACAATAGCCCATCGCATTTCAACTGTGATGAAGATGGACAATATTCTAGTTCTTGATCAAGGCAAACTG
- the LOC109736507 gene encoding ABC transporter C family member 13 isoform X2 — protein MAVLISANGPWSEILCNPIICICWMLKILLEIPHLQYTLTEMKAMAYVTEIVSFSASITFGLFLIVITAIQKLCNKREVNSIEAPLIPNNENSEAENANLVNKQHNAWELLTFKSVNPMMDIGIRRQLDFTDLLDLPAELRTTSCYDKLLSSWTAEHQKYRADSSLLRAMFYAYGWSYLRLGILKVINDSISFVSPLLLNKFIKLIQEGSVGMDGYIIAISLGLTSIIKSFLDTQYSFRLAKLKLMLRSSMMGIVYRKCLCLSLSERSRFSEGEIQTFMSVDVDRTVNICNNLHDAWSFPLQIGLALYLLYTQVNYAFLSGLAITIILIPVNKWISTRIATATQKMMKQKDERISCAGELLAHIRTVKMYSWDKLFTQRLNKRRELEVKHLATRKYLDAWCVYFWATTPTLFSLFTFSIFAIMGHSLDAATVFTCVALFNTLISPLNSLPWVINGMIDSVISSRRLHNYLSTPEHCSSELTISSDIVKDDFNRNTETIYDPTTVIIRNLCCSWSSTSTVEPQIILRDISLQLQKGLFIAIVGEVGSGKSSLLNSIIGEMSVISGSINSCGSIAYVPQVPWILSGSLRDNILLGKGFDTRRYEEVIQACTLDVDISTMIGGDMSHIGEKGLNLSGGQRARLALARALYHDSDVYLFDDILSAVDSEVASWILEKAIMGPQMKRKTQLLSTHNLQAIYAADMIVVMANGFVKWFGTLDSFLATPYSKISNPDSSSAVSATSSQKNKGPSTSEFNTKDVLDNGSVVDQEEQRDQTEAEGRKEGKVEIIVYKKYATLAGWSMVFLIFVSAFLMQASRNGNDLWLTYWVDSSSGTNNTRFYLTILAGFGIINSFFTLGRAFSFAYGGLCAAIQIHADLLGSLIGAPVSFFDQNPSGRILNRLSSDLYTVDDSLPFILNIFVANFFGLLGTLVVLCYSQVTFLLILVPLWLIYSKVQFYYRSTSREVRRLDSVARSPIYSSFTETLDGSSTIRAFQKEGFFLERFIQQLTLYQNTSYSELTASLWLSLRLQLLAGLIILFIAVISVVGFHSNSPVKFGTPGLVGLALSYAAPVVSLLNSFLTTFTETEKEMISVERVVEYVGIPQEELQGSESPDRSWPTEGKIEFEHVTLRYKADLPPALNEISFHIESGMQVGIIGRTGAGKSSILNALFRLTPICNGRILVDGFDVAKVAVRDLRGHFAVVPQSPFLFDGSLRENLDPFGITTDIRIWEALEKCHMKAEIESIGGLDIHVKESGGSFSVGQRQLLCLARAILKSSKVLCLDECTANVDNQTAFLLQNTISAECKGMTVLTIAHRISTVMKMDNILVLDQGKLVEEGNPEVLMNDNRSRFSRFAKASV, from the exons ATGG CTGTTCTTATCTCTGCCAATGGCCCTTGGTCCGAAATACTATGCAACCCAATCATATGCATCTGCTGGATGTTGAAGATTCTTCTAGAGATACCTCATTTGCAATACACGCTTACAGAAATGAAG GCAATGGCATATGTTACAGAGATCGTCTCATTCTCTGCATCAATTACATTTGGACTTTTTCTTATTGTGATAACTGCAATACAAAAATTATGCAACAAAAG AGAAGTTAACTCTATCGAAGCTCCCCTCATTCCGAACAATGAAAATTCTGAGGCTGAAAATGCAAACTTG GTAAATAAGCAGCACAATGCCTGGGAACTGTTGACTTTTAAGTCTGTTAATCCAATGATGGACATTGGTATCAGAAGACAACTTGACTTCACAGATCTACTTGATTTACCCGCTGAGCTCAGAACTACTTCCTGTTATGACAAACTTCTGTCTTCCTGGACTGCTGAACATCAAAAATACCGTGCTGATTCTTCTCTACTTAGAGCTATGTTTTACGCTTATGGATGGTCCTACTTACGTTTGGGCATACTAAAG GTGATAAATGACAGTATCAGTTTTGTAAGCCCACTGCTACTCAACAAGTTCATAAAGCTTATTCAAGAAG GTTCCGTTGGCATGGATGGATATATTATTGCCATTTCCCTAGGATTGACTTCGATTATCAA GTCATTTTTAGATACCCAGTACTCCTTTCGTCTTGCAAAGCTCAAGTTGATGTTGCGATCAAGCATGATGGGAATAGTTTACCGGAAG TGTCTATGCCTCAGTCTATCTGAGCGTTCTAGGTTTTCTGAAGGAGAGATTCAGACCTTCATGTCTGTTGATGTTGACCGCACAGTAAACATATGTAACAATCTTCACGATGCTTGGAG CTTCCCATTGCAGATTGGACTTGCTCTTTACCTACTATATACACAAGTCAATTATGCATTTCTATCTGGACTTGCAATAACAATCATACTGATACCAG TGAACAAATGGATTTCTACAAGGATTGCTACTGCCACACAAAAAATGATGAAGCAAAAAGATGAGAG GATAAGTTGTGCAGGAGAACTCTTAGCACACATTAGAACAGTGAAGATGTACAGCTGGGACAAACTATTCACTCAACGCTTGAATAAAAGAAGAGAACTAGAAGTGAAGCATCTTGCG ACTCGAAAATATCTGGATGCATGGTGTGTCTATTTCTGGGCAACCACGCCAACATTGTTCTCCCTTTTCACCTTTTCCATATTTGCAATAATGGGCCACTCACTGGATGCCGCCACG GTCTTCACTTGTGTCGCACTCTTCAACACATTAATATCTCCCTTAAACTCATTGCCATGGGTTATTAATGGGATGATTGAT TCTGTTATCTCTAGCAGAAGATTGCACAACTATTTGTCTACTCCAGAGCATTGCTCTTCCGAGTTGACTATCTCAAGTGACATTGTAAAGGATGACTTCAACAGAAATACTGAAACAATCTATGATCCCACAACTGTTATAATCAGGAACCTATGTTGTTCTTGGTCTAGTACCTCCACTGTTGAGCCCCAAATAATTCTCAGAGACATATCTCTGCAGCTACAGAAAGGCCTCTTCATTGCAATCGTAGGCGAG GTTGGTTCAGGCAAGTCATCTTTGCTGAACTCTATTATTGGAGAGATGTCTGTCATCAGTGGTTCTATTAACTCATGTGGTTCAATTGCATATGTACCACAG GTACCTTGGATATTATCTGGGTCTTTACGGGATAACATTTTGCTTGGAAAAGGATTTGACACAAGGAG ATATGAAGAAGTAATACAAGCATGTACCCTTGATGTTGACATCTCAACAATGATTGGGGGAGATATGTCACATATTGGAGAGAAAGGTCTCAACTTATCGGGTGGACAGAGAGCACGTCTAGCATTGGCAAG GGCTTTGTATCATGACTCTGATGTATACTTGTTTGATGATATACTTAGTGCAGTTGACTCAGAGGTTGCTTCATGGATCCTCGAAAAAGCCATTATGGGACCGCAAATGAAGCGAAAAACACAATTATTAAGCACCCACAATCTCCAG GCCATTTATGCTGCAGATATGATCGTGGTCATGGCTAATGGATTTGTCAAATGGTTCGGGACATTGGACAGTTTCTTGGCAACTCCATATTCAAAAATATCTAATCCAGATAGTTCATCTGCTGTCTCAGCAACAAGTTCACAAAAAAATAAAGGACCAAGCACCTCTGAATTCAACACTAAAGATGTGCTTGACAATGGTTCAGTGGTTGATCAGGAGGAACAAAGAGATCAGACTGAAGCAGAGGGCAGGAAAGAAGGCAAGGTTGAGATAATTGTGTACAA AAAATACGCAACACTTGCAGGGTGGTCAATGGTATTTCTGATATTTGTGAGTGCATTCTTAATGCAAGCATCTCGTAATGGCAATGATCTTTGGTTGACTTACTGGGTGGATAGCAGCTCAGGCACCAATAACACAAGATTTTATCTG ACTATCCTTGCTGGGTTTGGCATAATCAACTCCTTTTTCACATTGGGAAGGGCATTTTCTTTTGCATATGGCGGTCTGTGTGCAgcaattcagatacatgctgatCTTCTTGGCAGTCTAATCGGTGCCCCGGTTTCTTTTTTCGACCAAAATCCCAGTGGCCGAATACTGAATAG ATTATCGTCAGACCTCTACACTGTTGATGATTCTCTTCCATTTATTCTCAATATATTTGTGGCCAACTTCTTCGGCTTACTTGGCACCCTTGTTGTTTTGTGTTATTCACAG GTTACATTTCTACTCATCTTAGTCCCTCTCTGGCTTATCTACAGCAAAGTGCAG TTCTATTACAGGTCGACATCACGTGAAGTAAGACGGCTTGACAGTGTTGCTCGTTCACCTATCTATTCATCTTTTACAGAGACACTTGATGGTTCATCAACGATAAGAGCATTCCAAAAGGAG GGTTTTTTCTTAGAGAGGTTCATCCAACAACTGACACTATATCAGAACACATCCTACTCTGAGCTTACTGCTAGTCTGTGGCTCTCATTAAGACTCCAG TTGTTGGCAGGGTTGATCATTTTGTTCATCGCCGTGATTTCCGTTGTTGGCTTCCATAGCAACTCTCCTGTTAAGTTTGGTACACCTGGACTG GTTGGCCTGGCGTTATCATATGCAGCACCTGTTGTATCACTGTTGAATAGCTTCTTAACCACTTTTACAGAGACAGAAAAGGAAATGATCTCTGTTGAGAGGGTTGTTGAG TATGTCGGTATACCTCAAGAAGAACTCCAGGGATCAGAATCTCCTGATAGAAGTTGGCCAACAGAAGGGAAGATTGAGTTTGAGCATGTAACTCTAAGGTACAAAGCGGATCTACCACCGGCTTTGAATGAAATATCATTCCATATTGAATCTGGCATGCAG GTTGGAATAATAGGAAGGACCGGAGCAGGAAAATCCAGTATACTGAATGCACTTTTCCGTTTAACTCCAATCTGCAATGGTCGCATCTTAGTAGACGGTTTTGATGTGGCCAAAGTTGCTGTCCGAGATCTTCGTGGACATTTTGCAGTAGTACCCCAGAGTCCGTTTTTGTTTGATGGTTCTTTGAG GGAAAACCTAGACCCTTTCGGTATAACAACAGATATCAGGATATGGGAAGCTCTTGAAAAATGCCATATGAAGGCAGAGATAGAATCGATAGGAGGACTTGATATCCATGTTAAAGAAAGTGGTGGATCCTTTTCAGTAGGCCAGCGACAACTCCTATGTCTTGCCCGTGCTATCCTAAAATCATCAAAG GTACTTTGCCTTGATGAGTGCACAGCCAATGTTGACAATCAGACAGCATTCCTGTTACAGAATACTATTTCTGCTGAATGCAAGGGCATGACGGTCCTCACAATAGCCCATCGCATTTCAACTGTGATGAAGATGGACAATATTCTAGTTCTTGATCAAGGCAAACTG